A single window of Dromaius novaehollandiae isolate bDroNov1 chromosome 33, bDroNov1.hap1, whole genome shotgun sequence DNA harbors:
- the AP1M2 gene encoding AP-1 complex subunit mu-2 isoform X2: protein MSASAVFILDLKGKPLISRSYRGDVSAADVEPFLALLLQREEEGAPAPLLAHGGVHFLWIKHANLYLVAATKKNANASLVYAFLYKVVEVFSEYFKELEEESIRDNFVIIYELLDELMDFGFPQTTDGKILREYITQEGNKLDTGKWRVPTTVTNAVSWRSEGIKYKKNEVFIDVVESVNLLVSANGSVLLSEVVGTVKLKVFLSGMPELRLGLNDRVLFELTGRGKNKSVELEDVKFHQCVRLSRFDSDRTISFIPPDGDFELMSYRLNTQVKPLIWIESVIEKFSHSRVEIMVKAKGQFKKQSVANGVEIAVPVPSDADSPKFKSSAGAARYLPERNLVLWTIKSFPGGREHVLRARFGLPSVEREEGEGRPPVSVRFEIPYFTVSGIQIIEKSGYQALPWVRYITQSGDYQLRTS from the exons atgTCCGCCTCCGCCGTCTTCATCCTCGACCTCAAGGGCAAG cccctcatCAGCCGCAGCTACAGGGGGGACGTGAGCGCGGCCGACGTGGAGCCcttcctggccctgctgctgcagcgcgAGGAGGAGggggcccccgccccgctgctgGCCCACGGGGGGGTCCACTTCCTCTGGATCAAGCACGCCAACCTCTACC TGGTGGCCGCCACCAAGAAGAACGCCAACGCCAGCCTGGTCTACGCCTTCCTCTACAAGGTGGTGGAG gtctTCTCCGAGTACTtcaaggagctggaggaggagagcatCCGGGACAACTTCGTCATCATCTACGAGCTGCTGGACGAGCTGATGGACTTCGGCTTCCCGCAGACCACCGACGGCAAAATCCTGCGGGA gtaCATCACCCAGGAGGGCAACAAGCTGGACACGGGGAAGTGGCGCGTGCCCACCACCGTCACCAACGCCGTGTCGTGGCGGTCCGAAGGCATCAAGTACAAGAAGAACGAGGTCTTCATCGACGTGGTGGAGTCGGTGAACCTGCTG gTGAGCGCCAACGGCAGCGTGCTGCTCAGCGAGGTGGTGGGCACCGTCAAGCTGAAGGTCTTCCTCTCCGGGATGCCCGAGCTGCGCCTGGGGCTGAACGACCGCGTCCTCTTCGAGCTGACGGGCC GGGGCAAGAACAAGTCGGTGGAGCTGGAGGACGTCAAGTTCCACCAGTGCGTGAGGCTCTCGCGCTTCGACAGCGACCGCACCATCTCCTTCATCCCCCCCGACGGCGACTTCGAGCTCATGTCCTACCGCCTCAACACCCAG GTGAAGCCGCTCATCTGGATCGAGTCGGTCATCGAGAAGTTCTCCCACAGCCGGGTGGAGATCATGGTCAAG gcCAAGGGGCAGTTCAAGAAGCAGTCGGTGGCCAACGGGGTGGAGATCGCGGTGCCGGTGCCCAGCGACGCCGACTCGCCCAAGTTCAAGAGCAGCGCGGGCGCCGCCCGGTACCTGCCGGAGCGGAACCTCGTCCTCTGGACCATCAAGTCCTTCCCG GGGGGCAGGGAGCACGTGCTGCGCGCCCGCTTCGGGCTGCCCAGCGTGGAGCGGGAGGAGGGCGAGGGGCGGCCGCCCGTCTCCGTCCGCTTCGAGATCCCCTACTTCACCGTCTCCGGCATCCAG ATCATCGAGAAGAGCGGCTACCAGGCGCTGCCCTGGGTGCGCTACATCACCCAGAGCGGCG actACCAGCTCCGCACCAGCTAG
- the AP1M2 gene encoding AP-1 complex subunit mu-2 isoform X1, whose product MSASAVFILDLKGKPLISRSYRGDVSAADVEPFLALLLQREEEGAPAPLLAHGGVHFLWIKHANLYLVAATKKNANASLVYAFLYKVVEVFSEYFKELEEESIRDNFVIIYELLDELMDFGFPQTTDGKILREYITQEGNKLDTGKWRVPTTVTNAVSWRSEGIKYKKNEVFIDVVESVNLLVSANGSVLLSEVVGTVKLKVFLSGMPELRLGLNDRVLFELTGRGKNKSVELEDVKFHQCVRLSRFDSDRTISFIPPDGDFELMSYRLNTQVKPLIWIESVIEKFSHSRVEIMVKAKGQFKKQSVANGVEIAVPVPSDADSPKFKSSAGAARYLPERNLVLWTIKSFPGGREHVLRARFGLPSVEREEGEGRPPVSVRFEIPYFTVSGIQVRYMKIIEKSGYQALPWVRYITQSGDYQLRTS is encoded by the exons atgTCCGCCTCCGCCGTCTTCATCCTCGACCTCAAGGGCAAG cccctcatCAGCCGCAGCTACAGGGGGGACGTGAGCGCGGCCGACGTGGAGCCcttcctggccctgctgctgcagcgcgAGGAGGAGggggcccccgccccgctgctgGCCCACGGGGGGGTCCACTTCCTCTGGATCAAGCACGCCAACCTCTACC TGGTGGCCGCCACCAAGAAGAACGCCAACGCCAGCCTGGTCTACGCCTTCCTCTACAAGGTGGTGGAG gtctTCTCCGAGTACTtcaaggagctggaggaggagagcatCCGGGACAACTTCGTCATCATCTACGAGCTGCTGGACGAGCTGATGGACTTCGGCTTCCCGCAGACCACCGACGGCAAAATCCTGCGGGA gtaCATCACCCAGGAGGGCAACAAGCTGGACACGGGGAAGTGGCGCGTGCCCACCACCGTCACCAACGCCGTGTCGTGGCGGTCCGAAGGCATCAAGTACAAGAAGAACGAGGTCTTCATCGACGTGGTGGAGTCGGTGAACCTGCTG gTGAGCGCCAACGGCAGCGTGCTGCTCAGCGAGGTGGTGGGCACCGTCAAGCTGAAGGTCTTCCTCTCCGGGATGCCCGAGCTGCGCCTGGGGCTGAACGACCGCGTCCTCTTCGAGCTGACGGGCC GGGGCAAGAACAAGTCGGTGGAGCTGGAGGACGTCAAGTTCCACCAGTGCGTGAGGCTCTCGCGCTTCGACAGCGACCGCACCATCTCCTTCATCCCCCCCGACGGCGACTTCGAGCTCATGTCCTACCGCCTCAACACCCAG GTGAAGCCGCTCATCTGGATCGAGTCGGTCATCGAGAAGTTCTCCCACAGCCGGGTGGAGATCATGGTCAAG gcCAAGGGGCAGTTCAAGAAGCAGTCGGTGGCCAACGGGGTGGAGATCGCGGTGCCGGTGCCCAGCGACGCCGACTCGCCCAAGTTCAAGAGCAGCGCGGGCGCCGCCCGGTACCTGCCGGAGCGGAACCTCGTCCTCTGGACCATCAAGTCCTTCCCG GGGGGCAGGGAGCACGTGCTGCGCGCCCGCTTCGGGCTGCCCAGCGTGGAGCGGGAGGAGGGCGAGGGGCGGCCGCCCGTCTCCGTCCGCTTCGAGATCCCCTACTTCACCGTCTCCGGCATCCAG GTGCGCTACATGAAGATCATCGAGAAGAGCGGCTACCAGGCGCTGCCCTGGGTGCGCTACATCACCCAGAGCGGCG actACCAGCTCCGCACCAGCTAG
- the CDKN2D gene encoding cyclin-dependent kinase 4 inhibitor D produces the protein MLLGGELSAGDRLSGAAARGDVAEVRRLLQHELVHPDAHNRFGKTALQVMMFGSPAVARELLKQGASANVQDEAGRAPAHDAARGGFADTLRVLVEHGADVNAPDGAGALPIHVAVRGGHAAAVRYLAPASDLAHRDAQGRTPLDLARHLGRPQLCALLQRPPA, from the exons ATGCTGCTGGGGGGGGAGCTCAGCGCCGGGGACCGGctgagcggggcggcggcccggggcgaCGTGGCCGAGGTGCGGCGGCTGCTGCAGCACGAGCTGGTGCACCCCGACGCCCACAACCGCTTCGGCAAGACCGCGCTGcag GTGATGATGTTCGGCAGCCCGGCGGTGGCCCGGGAGCTGCTGAAGCAGGGGGCCAGCGCCAACGTGCAGGAcgaggccgggcgggcgccggcgcACGACGCGGCGCGCGGGGGCTTCGCCGACACGCTGCGGGTGCTGGTGGAGCACGGCGCCGACGTCAATGCGCCCgacggggccggggcgctgcccaTCCACGTGGCCGTGCGCGGGGGCCACGCGGCCGCCGTCCGCTACCTGGCCCCCGCCTCGGACCTGGCGCACCGCGACGCCCAGGGCCGCACGCCGCTGGACCTGGCGCGGCACCTGGGGCGGCCGCAGCTCTGCGCCCTGCTGCAGCGCCCGCCCGCCtga